In Streptomyces sp. NBC_00569, a single genomic region encodes these proteins:
- a CDS encoding SHOCT domain-containing protein → MQTLADWDGGPGPWILFFPLIWAAVVIGVVTLLRRTVWRGRRRGGPWRPAADENSPLTVLGRRFAAGEIDEDEYWRRSSVLNEEFGRSKGGAA, encoded by the coding sequence ATGCAGACCCTGGCCGACTGGGACGGCGGGCCCGGCCCGTGGATCCTGTTCTTCCCCCTGATCTGGGCGGCCGTCGTCATCGGCGTCGTCACGCTGTTGCGCCGCACCGTGTGGCGCGGACGCCGCCGTGGCGGCCCCTGGCGGCCCGCCGCCGACGAGAACTCGCCCCTCACCGTGCTCGGCCGGCGCTTCGCCGCGGGTGAGATCGACGAGGACGAGTACTGGCGCCGGAGCTCCGTCCTGAACGAGGAGTTCGGCCGTTCCAAGGGCGGTGCGGCATGA
- a CDS encoding TetR/AcrR family transcriptional regulator yields MSTSDRLIESTRELLWERGYVGTSPKAIQQRADAGQGSMYHHFGGKQDLALAAIERTAQEMRATAAQSFDGGGSAYARVEAYLRRERDVLRGCPIGRLTMDPDVIASDALRAPVDDTIDWLREQLAEIVEEGKEQGEFAPSLDAEEIAATIVATVQGGYVLARASGSPAAFDAGVRGLLSLLAPAA; encoded by the coding sequence ATGAGCACTTCGGACCGGTTGATCGAGTCCACTCGTGAGCTCCTGTGGGAGCGGGGTTACGTGGGCACGAGCCCCAAGGCGATCCAGCAGCGCGCCGACGCGGGGCAGGGCAGCATGTACCACCACTTCGGCGGCAAGCAGGACCTCGCGCTCGCCGCGATCGAGCGCACGGCGCAGGAGATGCGGGCCACCGCCGCGCAGTCGTTCGACGGCGGCGGTTCCGCGTACGCCCGCGTCGAGGCCTACCTGCGGCGCGAGCGCGATGTACTGCGGGGCTGCCCGATCGGCCGGCTCACGATGGACCCGGACGTGATCGCGAGCGACGCGCTGCGCGCACCGGTCGACGACACGATCGACTGGCTGCGGGAGCAGCTCGCGGAGATCGTCGAAGAGGGCAAGGAACAGGGCGAGTTCGCGCCTTCGCTGGACGCCGAGGAAATCGCGGCGACGATCGTCGCGACGGTCCAGGGCGGCTACGTCCTCGCCCGCGCGTCGGGCTCGCCCGCCGCCTTCGACGCGGGGGTGCGCGGACTGCTTTCGCTGCTCGCACCCGCCGCCTGA
- a CDS encoding DUF4865 family protein: MHAMQYEITLPADYDMGIIRKRVEDRGHLLDAFPGLGLKAYLMRERGVAGSPVNQYAPCYLWNTPQGMNSFLWGPGFQGIVDDFGRPEVQHWAGLAYVEGPASQSTPRSAVRRRTPLTGQAPLADLTDAAVRDAARVAGQDGAVCAAVAVDPRHWELLTFSLWDHASPDTPGDLYEVLHLSAPERDRLPRGRQW; this comes from the coding sequence GTGCACGCGATGCAGTACGAGATCACGCTGCCCGCCGACTACGACATGGGCATCATCCGCAAGCGGGTGGAGGACAGGGGGCACCTCCTCGACGCCTTCCCCGGACTCGGCCTCAAGGCCTATCTGATGCGGGAGCGCGGTGTCGCCGGGTCACCCGTGAACCAGTACGCGCCGTGCTACCTGTGGAACACCCCTCAGGGCATGAACTCGTTCCTGTGGGGGCCCGGATTCCAGGGGATCGTGGACGACTTCGGGCGGCCCGAGGTGCAGCACTGGGCCGGACTCGCGTACGTGGAGGGCCCGGCCTCACAGTCCACCCCGAGGAGCGCGGTACGCCGCCGGACACCCCTCACCGGACAGGCTCCGCTCGCCGACCTGACGGACGCCGCCGTGCGCGACGCGGCCCGCGTCGCCGGGCAGGACGGGGCGGTGTGCGCGGCCGTCGCCGTCGACCCACGCCACTGGGAGCTGCTCACCTTCTCCCTCTGGGACCACGCGTCGCCCGACACGCCGGGCGATCTCTACGAGGTGCTGCACCTGAGCGCCCCCGAGCGCGACCGGCTCCCCCGGGGGAGGCAGTGGTGA
- a CDS encoding ABC transporter ATP-binding protein, with translation MTTATRTRTAARVVDAVKVYGSGDTAVRALDGVSVGFEAGRFTAIMGPSGSGKSTLMHCAAGLDTLSAGSALIGDTDLSDLDDRRLTLLRRDRIGFVFQAFNLVPTLTVAENITLPRDLAGAKDDAASREWIDALVDIVGLRDRLHHRPSELSGGQQQRVAVARAFAGRPDVVFADEPTGNLDSRSGEEVLGLLGRAVREMDRTVVMVTHDPVAAAHADEVVFLADGRLVDRMRTPTPDKVLDRMKAFDAAGGARHAGEAPS, from the coding sequence ATGACCACCGCCACACGCACCCGGACCGCGGCCCGGGTCGTCGACGCCGTGAAGGTCTACGGCAGTGGCGACACCGCGGTCCGGGCCCTGGACGGTGTGAGCGTCGGCTTCGAGGCCGGGAGGTTCACCGCGATCATGGGTCCTTCCGGCTCCGGCAAGTCCACGCTGATGCACTGCGCGGCGGGCCTCGACACCCTCAGCGCCGGCTCCGCCCTCATCGGGGACACCGACCTGAGCGACCTCGACGACCGCCGCCTGACCCTGCTGCGCCGCGACCGGATCGGCTTCGTGTTCCAGGCCTTCAACCTGGTGCCGACGCTGACGGTCGCGGAGAACATCACCCTGCCGAGGGACCTCGCGGGCGCGAAGGACGACGCCGCTTCCAGGGAGTGGATCGACGCCCTCGTCGACATCGTCGGACTGCGCGACCGGCTGCACCACCGGCCGTCCGAACTCTCCGGCGGACAGCAGCAGCGCGTCGCCGTGGCCCGGGCCTTCGCCGGCCGCCCCGACGTCGTCTTCGCCGACGAGCCCACCGGCAACCTCGACTCGCGCTCCGGCGAGGAGGTGCTCGGGCTCCTCGGCCGCGCCGTACGGGAGATGGACCGCACGGTCGTCATGGTCACCCACGACCCGGTGGCCGCGGCCCACGCCGACGAGGTCGTCTTCCTCGCCGACGGTCGCCTCGTCGACCGGATGCGGACACCGACCCCGGACAAGGTCCTCGACCGCATGAAGGCCTTCGACGCGGCCGGTGGCGCACGACATGCGGGGGAGGCGCCGTCATGA
- a CDS encoding phosphotriesterase family protein produces MTATVRTVLGDVPPEELGVCDAHDHLFFRSSLLPGQELDDTAAAEAELRAYRDAGGGAVVQWTPHGLGRRAELLPGLSTTTGVRIVAATGLHQAAHYPPELLARLRPVLAGVFVRELTEGIGDSGVRAGLIKVAGGFHALDGHAVWTMRAAAEAHHATGAPIAVHHELGTGVLDVLDLLCGELGVAPERVVLGHLNRSPDFAVHRQAAESGAYLAFDGPSRANHATDWRMPDAMAALADAGYGDRLLLGGDTTTAGARSVSGGPGMPYLLRRVRPRLELALGEALVDRILVHNPGRAFAVERLPGR; encoded by the coding sequence GTGACCGCGACCGTTCGGACCGTGCTCGGGGACGTGCCTCCGGAGGAACTCGGCGTGTGCGACGCGCACGACCACCTCTTCTTCCGCAGCTCTCTGCTCCCCGGCCAGGAACTCGACGACACGGCCGCCGCCGAGGCGGAACTGCGCGCCTACCGGGATGCGGGCGGCGGCGCGGTCGTCCAGTGGACACCGCACGGGCTCGGACGCCGGGCCGAGCTGCTGCCCGGACTGTCGACCACGACGGGCGTACGCATCGTGGCCGCGACGGGACTCCACCAGGCCGCCCACTACCCGCCGGAGTTGCTCGCCCGGCTGCGCCCCGTCCTCGCCGGCGTGTTCGTGCGGGAACTCACCGAGGGGATCGGCGACAGCGGTGTGCGGGCCGGCCTCATCAAGGTCGCGGGCGGCTTCCACGCCCTCGACGGCCACGCGGTGTGGACGATGCGGGCCGCCGCCGAGGCCCATCACGCGACGGGCGCACCGATCGCCGTCCACCACGAGCTGGGGACAGGTGTACTCGACGTACTCGACCTGCTGTGCGGGGAGTTGGGGGTGGCGCCGGAGCGGGTCGTGCTCGGGCACCTCAACCGCTCCCCCGACTTCGCCGTGCACCGGCAGGCCGCCGAGTCCGGCGCGTACCTCGCCTTCGACGGGCCGTCGCGCGCCAATCACGCGACGGACTGGCGGATGCCGGACGCGATGGCGGCGCTCGCCGACGCGGGGTACGGCGACCGGCTTCTGCTCGGCGGCGACACGACGACCGCCGGAGCGCGCTCGGTGAGCGGTGGGCCCGGGATGCCGTATCTGCTGCGCCGCGTCCGTCCTCGCCTCGAACTGGCCCTGGGCGAAGCGCTGGTGGACCGGATCCTCGTCCACAACCCGGGCAGGGCGTTCGCGGTGGAGCGGCTGCCCGGGAGGTGA